CTTGGCTTTCTGTTCTCATGTATAaggatcacactctctcaacctcagaaggaggcaatggtaaacctgctctgaacagactttgccaaggaaaacccagtGAGAGGTTCGCCTGAGGGctgtcgtaagtcagaaacaacttgaagggacacaacacatGCGCACAAGGCGCCAACAGGAGTCCATCCAAtgacttacctgggagtaagctccaCACAACACAGTAAGACTTGCTCAGAGCAAACACAGACTGTGATTGCATATTTAAATCATTCtgtggcctgttatagactgccaaaataagctttgcttggggtctctttggaggtatgcgtttaaatgatgcatgcatctaagaatccagaagctggaccaaagctgccctccagtgcttaggaatggagtgtggctttggtgcgactctcggactcttaggaccatgcatcatttaatagcaaatacctccaaagagaccgaagcagcgTTTATTTTGGCAGCAGTCTGGAAAGGCCCTGTGTTTTAACTTGTCACCaaatcagcttcaacttatggcattGCTACGAATGAAAGCGCTCCAAATTTCCCTCTTATCAACACCCCTGCTCATGTCTGTGGCTTCTTTACGGCTCTCCTGCACCTCTGTGTAacctttgcctcctcctttgctcccGTTCCATCACATTTCTGGCTATGGGCCTGAAGGGACATGTGGGGAGAGTACAGAGAAAGGGGACAGCTAAGAATAGACCTATCAAGTTATCAGCCAAATCAATATGACAGCAAAGGAACCCAGCTCACCAAGAGGATGTCAGTCACAACGGCCCAGTTGAGAGATAAAAGAAACTCAGCAAGGGCAATAAAGATCTGGAATagtaaaataacaaaacagggagagagaaaagagagacaaTATCGTGAGCAgcaaacacatatacacaagcaaacaaacaaacaaacaaacaaataaataaataaataattatattaagGTGGAGTGGTAAATCTGCTCTGGGGCTCGGTTTGAACTttcaagaagctatccaaggCGCTTAGTGTTAGTCTcaaaagctatccaaggtgctgaatcctatccTTAAATGCAATAAAACATATCTGTTTTGAGGACTTTGAATGACacattggcctgttccagactgccaaaataaagctgcttggggtctctttggaggtatgctgtttaaatgacacctgggtcctaagagtccggaggtcgcgccaaagccacactccgttcctaagcactggcgcacagctttggtgcagcttccggattcttaggatgcacgcatcatttaaacagcatacctccaaagagaccccaagcagctttattttggcagtctgtaacaggccattgaaagCTTGGACTATAGTAAAGACTAGTGTCTATGGATATGAACCAATTTCCCTCCATGGTCCTTGGACTTCGCTTGCATCACTTCCAGCAGACAGTTTGCCCAGTTTTCACCCATTTCTGCAAGGAAGGGTTAGTGACATTGGGCTGCAGGGGCAATAAACCACTGCGTTTGCAGGAAGTCTATAGTCAGTTTTCAGGTTGAAAACTCAGCTGGAAATTGGTGTGCTGGGAGGAAAATTGGataaaaatcaaatcaataaataataagtatATTATTATCACTTACGTACGTAGCCAGGATGCTCTCCTGAGCCAACATGATAGCCAGGTACATGCATGGAGCAGACGTGAGCGATCCAAGAGCGCAAATAAGTGGGTCAGCTTTCGCGTTGATCTTCTTGTATCTTCTGGCTGCTTCTGCTCCAGTGACAACCCCCAAAATGCCTGTTGCAATCGTAATTCCTCCAAATATCCGGCTACAGGACAGATAGATAAAGATAGATAGGTATGATGGATAGATATGAACTCACAGCAATTTGTGACAGGGCTAGGGAACCTGTAGTCTTCCAACTGTTGTAAGACCACAGACTCcgtcatctccacccattaaccATATTGTCTGGAGGCGGATGAGAAATAgagtccaacagtatctgagAGACCACAGTTCTCATCCTTCCTAATGATATCTGAggttgatgggagctggagtcagCAACGTCTTGAGGACCACAGGTCATCTGCCATTGCAACAGAACCTTAAAACAATAAAGTCTGGGTTTGTGGACTGGCCATTTCTCTTCTTGTTGATGGAACATGGCAGGCCGAGTCATAAAGGAGAGTCataaagaagccacagccctgagtttgtgcgcatgtgttgtgtcccttcaagttgttcctgaatTATGGCAGCCTTAAGGAGAACCTCTCACTGGGTTTTCATTGGCAAAGTCTATTCAGAGCAGGTTTACcattgcttccttctgaggcaatGTGTCTCTCTTCCCTAAAGCAGGGAAACCTACCTAATAACACAACTGTTCATAGCACACTATGAGTGCAAATGAAGCAAGTCTTCCTTGAAGAATGTGCAGTCTATTCTAGATAGAAAAGATTACAGCCTCAagcctattgttagtcccaactggagcagACTCATTAAAgcaatggcctgttccagactgccaaaataaagctgctttgggtctctttggaggtatgctgtttaaatgatgcctgggtcctaagagtccggaggtcgcgccgaagccacactccattcctaagcactggagcgcagctttggtgcagctttgggattcttaggatgcatgcatcatttaaacagcatacctccaaagagacccaaagcagctttattttggcagtctggaacaggccatagagaTTCATCTCTGTGTTGACTCGTCATTCAAAaattcattcaatgggtctactctggttgagaTTAACCAAAAGTAACCAGGTCCCAGGGTGGGATTTGAACGCTATTCTCCAGAATAgggttcaaaccactatataccATGTTGGCTATCCTCACGCACACGACCTTCTCCCCAATCCTGACATACGCTTTTGGCTTATCCAGAAGGAATCTTGCCTCACCTGTTGGCGGTGTTACACGTTTCCACCTTCTCACATGGAGGCACATGCTGGAGAACAAGCTGAGCTCGGTAGAGGAAGACTGGAACCCAGAAACTGAGGGCTCCTGTCACGAAGCCCATGGCCGTCACACCCAGCGAGGACCAGAGAAAGCTCCAACTGATGGAGAGAAGAAAGCAACATATTTgactggttgttgctgttgttcatgTATGccatcaaatcatttttgactaataggttttcttggcaagtaccTTCAGAAGAAGttagccattgccatcttctgaggctgggagagaatgacttgcccaaggttacccaatgggtttacatgtccaagttgggattcaaaccctggtctccagactcctagtccaatgctcaaaccactacaccaccctggctctcaggTCACATatttgacaggagaacagacacccactgggtaaccatgagcaagtcacatgctctcaacctcagaggaaggttaTGTAGCAGATCTCTccaatgacaaacctccccaAATCACCAAgatgaacaaatcctgccaagaaaaccccatgatagggttgccttggggttagcataagtcggaaaggacttgaaggcacacaacaacaacaacgccaatCGTTCatactggacttgctacttcatttccatacacaaaggaatttgaatttgaatggacatcctcacataccaatggcacatGGATGTCTGTCCTTGGTTTCCaccccaccaaatgcatctgaggaagtagactcaagtctacgaaagtcaTGCTGcagacttctttatttcagtgcgacaagtctcaaaggtgcaacacgATCTCcctacgtactgattctatagactaacacagctatatctttgaataatacgAAGGGCACTGGGGGCAGCTTTAGAGAGGACAGTCCTTTATTTCAGGGAATTCTTTTATTTTGGGGATGCATTTCCTTTTTAGTCACCCTTCACTGTAGATGCCAGATCTACAGCCTTTATAAATGAGAGATTTTTTCCCTATATAAACAAAAGAAATGATCATTTACAGAAATTCTCATTTCGGTAAATCAATAGTGTCCTCTGGTGGACACAGAAATTTACTCCACTGCACAGTGTCAAGCAGTGCAGCCAATAAGATATGCTTCCAGAATTGATATGCTCCCAACTGAAGGGTCTCCATAGGTGTTGGACTTTGTTGCCAATCATaaaatcgcagagttggaagagacctcaagggtcatccagtccaacccaattctgccatgcaggaacacacaatcaaaccactccaAACAGgcggccattcagcctctgtttaaaaacctctgaagaagggtCTCCGTAATTCTAAGTCACCTTGATGGCAATTAGCAACAATAAAATCCAACACGTCTGCAAAGCACCAAGTTGGGAAGTTCGCTTTAAGTAATGTACAAATATTTCTGCGGTGAACAGTGGCCTCTGGTGGACACAGAAATTCGCACTGCTGCTCAGCGTATGTGTGGGAGtgcgttgtgtgtcttcaagttatttctgacttaggcatccctagcacagggttttcttggcaagtttcttcagaggacggttgccattgctatcctccgaggctgagagagtgtgacttagccaaggtcacctATAGCTCTTTTCATCCCAGGGGCATGATGTTAACCTCCGCTGACagctatacacttgtccctccatattcgctagggttaggggcacaagatccctgtgaatatggaaaaacccgcaaataacaaaaacaccatgtttttacctgagaggacacctctaggaatctctaggtcctccagtgtgcaactctgtagtcaatgtccgacagacactgaccataggactgtgCTGGAGCTACAAAGGGCCAATGAGAAGggcctgctcagcttccaaattTAGACAGGATCTGgcgccttcagggtatttagggcCCTTATGGTTTAACTATACACTTTCTGTAAGTGCTGGAAAGCTAAAAGGTTGTGCAAAACACTAGTATAGGAATGTCTTACTTTTTGCAGAGAGATGAGATGTCTTTGAGCCAGGTGGAGGCCTCTGCATGCTCACCAGTCTTCTTCTCAGTTCCATAGTTGGCTGATTCAGGGACAAGGAAAATGAGAAGAGCCAGTCCCACGACTCCCATGCAAGGGGTAACCTACGATACAGGAGCAACGTCCTTTCAATTTAATTTTCAATTCAATACAAGGTTCTAATGTTTGTTTCTTATGCCTGGAATTCAGTACTGCAGTTGCAGATTCATAAGCTAGAGTTACAGATTCACAACTGATTCATATGCACCATGCCTATATACTCTCGCAATCCCATCCTGCAATGACAGAAATGTGAGGACCGAACTTCATGGGGTACAGAGAGTGCGAGCCTCACCAAGTGACACACCAAGGGGTGAATCCACTGCTTAGTGCAAGCCGCATTGGTCTCAATGGTGGTAGGTGCATGTGGTCGCACTAGTGGCACATCACGCcagcattggggacaatgggacttgaggtgcTGCAAGACTCTTGCTATGATCATAAAAGTCCCCCAGTTCTGTTATACCAGGCATTAGCCACCCTCAGCAATGGGAGTCTGTTCTTCTGTTGATAAGGGCACAGCAGACTGGGATTTCCATTCCCTTCTGCCAGTGATCTCCAGTGTCAGGATCCCTGCTTCTCATTCTCACATGAGAGATCGCTGGCAGGGAGGAGGTGGAAAATCAGTCTTTTGTGCCCAGATCAACAGATCTCTGTCGCTCACAGCGACTGACGCCCGGTAAAGCAGACACAACTTAACTAAGTCACTGATCTATAATTTCAGcctatttatatttaaaacatttataatagtgccactctattttgctctggtcagcccccacctggaatactgtgtccagttctgggcaccacaattcaaaaaagatgttgagaaactagagccatgtgtccaaaggagagtgactaaaatggtgaagggtctggaaaccatgccctatgaggaacgccttagggacctgggtatgtttagcctggagaagagatggttaagaggtgatatgatagccctgtttggaAGCTCAAAATGGAGCCTGTCTAACTTTTccatggcagggagttccatagcTGGGGTATTGCTATAGAGAAAGCCCATTCTGTGTGCACACCAACCTAGCTTCCCAAGAGCCTCTGctaaagcacctttgagactaactaaagaaagaagttggcagcatgagcgttcgtagactaaagtctacttgctcagatgcatttgatgggaTAAAGCGGTCTTCCAGATATCCTGGCCCCAATCTTTTTaaggctttgtaggtcaacatcAGCACGGTGCATTTCGCTCAGGACCAgactggaagccagtgcagttctttgaAGATGGATGTTCTCAAGTCTAGAAAATGCCCATCGCTTTAATTTAAGACACAAAGGCTTTTGGTTTTAGATAATGCAGTCAATGTTTTCCTAGGACCTCATTTACTCTGCAATATCTGCATTGCAAGTGGTCCAACGACGAAGGCAAAGCGGGGCAAGTGCAGGCCGTGATTTCCAAGGCCTCCAAGTCTTCGGATTACTTGGAGGCCACAACCATTACTTTAAAGCTTCTATAGTCTTCTCCCCCAAATAAGTTCACCCTGGAGTCCACCTTTTGTGCAGTTGACCACTACAGACGTACAAAGACTCACCCGGAATCCCCAGCTCCAGTGGCCAGTCGCTTGGGCCATTCCAGAAGAGAGGATGTATCCAAAACCACTGCAGAAGAGGAAAATGTCAATGTTTATGCCCAAAGGCTTTGAACTTTCAGGCTCTGCCAGATGCATTTTATAGCCAGTTATATAGGAAGTCACAGCTAGGGAGCAGCTCCTTATGAGGAAGCCCACCACTTTACGGTGGAGCACCTGCTCTCCATAGAGATGGTTACAATCCCCAACATCTCCAGATTTTTAGAAAGCCTTAGATCACAGGTGATAGCAGAGAACTTTCTCTACTAGAGACCCTGCCCATCAGAGTAGAAACCACTGGACGATGCAGAGCACCGCTTCATCCAGCCATGGATGAAGAAATGGTTTAATCCGGGATTGTGAAATGTCCAACATCCCTCCTTCTTCCAGTTTTAAGCTAGTACATGCCTCTCAGTATTGGCTATGGGTTTTCATTGACATGGGCTGGCTATCCACTCAGGATTTTACTCCAAACTTTAGAGGAGTTATCTGAGATGGTAGACCTATTTGGAGGCCGATTTAGAGCTTTGGATAACCCCCTAAAATCTGGacaaaaatccagagcagattcactgtctcGCTAACACTAAgactgcatcaacactgcagaaatcatgcagtttgaccccgctttaactatcatggctaaatgctatggaattctgggatttgtatttttgtgaaatagccttctctgagagctctggtgccaaagcaaacaacaaatttaaggattccataagatggagccatgagaattaaggtggtgtcaaactgcattatttctgcagtgcagatgcatcctaagttATCTATAATTTGAATAGCGAGCTCATTCTTCAAGTGTGGATGCTGATTCCAAGTCTGTTCCCCCCCTCAGGTAATAGCATGCAGATTTACCTTCCAACTGGAATGAAGATATAGAAGAGGGACAGCATCCACGTCCGGTGGTCTTTCTCAAACAGGTCAGCAATGATGGTGGGAGCCAAGGTTGAGTAACTGGCAGTGCCAGCCCCTACAAGGCCCCGTGAGATAAAGAAAAGCCAGGCCATCTAGAATAAGGAGAAGCACAAGAGGGTTTTTAAAAGACACATTCAATTGCAACTGCCTGTATCTGGCACACTTGTTCCCTTTTACACTCCATGGCTGGATCCATTTTTTCTCTAATCCCTATCGGTTCATAATTGTTCTGTCCCATTTCTATATCCCAGCTGTGATTAtagcctgttccagactgcccaaataaagctgctttgggtctctttggaggtatgctgcttaaatgatgcatgcatcgtaagaatccggaagctgcaccaaagctgccctccagtgcttaggaatggagtgtggctttggcgcgacctccggactcttaggacccatgcgtcatttaaatcgcatgcctccaaagagacccgaagcagcttcatttgggcagtctggaacaggcctatttTTAACTAATGAAAATTCACATTATTTTAATACCATTATTTCGCAGAGACAGATTTTTGTATGTACTTTATTCCCAGATATACTTCTGCATAGATTTGACCCCCGTGCACAtttttgcatgtattttattC
This Sceloporus undulatus isolate JIND9_A2432 ecotype Alabama chromosome 11, SceUnd_v1.1, whole genome shotgun sequence DNA region includes the following protein-coding sequences:
- the SPNS3 gene encoding protein spinster homolog 3 isoform X2; this encodes MQGVLLDIQKYFTLGDSTAGLMHTVFILCFLFAAPLFGYLGDRYNRKVILGAGIFLWSGVTLGSSFISESMAWLFFISRGLVGAGTASYSTLAPTIIADLFEKDHRTWMLSLFYIFIPVGSGFGYILSSGMAQATGHWSWGFRVTPCMGVVGLALLIFLVPESANYGTEKKTGEHAEASTWLKDISSLCKNWSFLWSSLGVTAMGFVTGALSFWVPVFLYRAQLVLQHVPPCEKVETCNTANSRIFGGITIATGILGVVTGAEAARRYKKINAKADPLICALGSLTSAPCMYLAIMLAQESILATYIFIALAEFLLSLNWAVVTDILLYVVKPACQSTAVSLQIFVSHLLGDAGSPYLIGIIADTIQGNQGDRTYLWDFRSLQYSFVLCTFVGVLGGGCFLMTALHIEEDQKKAATPPVPGTENKSYISHEEGL
- the SPNS3 gene encoding protein spinster homolog 3 isoform X1; its protein translation is MVMPEGTAMGLPPLSPLSLKAYGTMDPYEQPWGPTKSPTKRSYLVVAVLCYLNLVNYMDWFLVAGVLLDIQKYFTLGDSTAGLMHTVFILCFLFAAPLFGYLGDRYNRKVILGAGIFLWSGVTLGSSFISESMAWLFFISRGLVGAGTASYSTLAPTIIADLFEKDHRTWMLSLFYIFIPVGSGFGYILSSGMAQATGHWSWGFRVTPCMGVVGLALLIFLVPESANYGTEKKTGEHAEASTWLKDISSLCKNWSFLWSSLGVTAMGFVTGALSFWVPVFLYRAQLVLQHVPPCEKVETCNTANSRIFGGITIATGILGVVTGAEAARRYKKINAKADPLICALGSLTSAPCMYLAIMLAQESILATYIFIALAEFLLSLNWAVVTDILLYVVKPACQSTAVSLQIFVSHLLGDAGSPYLIGIIADTIQGNQGDRTYLWDFRSLQYSFVLCTFVGVLGGGCFLMTALHIEEDQKKAATPPVPGTENKSYISHEEGL